The following are encoded in a window of Deinococcus humi genomic DNA:
- a CDS encoding flavin reductase family protein, translating into MAPSPEFTSTAFRHFDLTELPNTARYKLLTATVVPRPIAWVCTLGEGDVPNLAPYSFFGLMGSDPPIVTFAPGDRADGTPKDTALNIVPGGEFSVNLVSAALAQVMSDTATDFPHGVAEVTQLGIELEPGVRIAVPRVRASPATLECVEVQTLQIGKTRIILGEVIGLSLRADAVLDEERHYIDTATLDLIGRMGGRGDYTRTRDGFEIARMTYAQWQEREGSQG; encoded by the coding sequence ATGGCCCCGTCCCCCGAGTTCACCTCCACAGCCTTCAGACACTTCGATCTGACCGAACTGCCCAACACGGCCCGCTACAAGCTGCTGACCGCGACCGTCGTCCCGCGTCCAATTGCCTGGGTCTGCACCCTGGGCGAGGGTGACGTGCCGAATCTGGCCCCCTACAGCTTCTTCGGCCTGATGGGCTCCGATCCGCCCATCGTGACCTTCGCGCCCGGTGACCGCGCCGACGGCACGCCCAAGGACACGGCGCTGAACATCGTGCCGGGCGGCGAGTTCAGCGTCAATCTGGTCAGCGCGGCGCTGGCACAGGTCATGAGTGACACGGCCACCGACTTCCCCCACGGCGTGGCCGAGGTGACCCAGCTGGGGATCGAACTGGAACCGGGCGTCCGGATCGCCGTACCCCGCGTGCGGGCCAGCCCCGCCACGCTGGAATGTGTGGAGGTGCAGACCCTGCAAATCGGGAAGACCCGCATCATCCTTGGAGAGGTCATCGGCCTGAGCCTGCGTGCCGACGCCGTGCTGGACGAAGAGCGGCATTACATCGACACGGCGACGCTGGACCTGATCGGGCGTATGGGGGGCCGGGGCGACTACACCCGCACGCGTGACGGCTTCGAGATCGCGCGGATGACCTACGCCCAGTGG
- the xseB gene encoding exodeoxyribonuclease VII small subunit, producing the protein MSADPTPSYRDAYARLSRIAAELETGEADLDRVLPLLEEAREAYAQCRERIEAVRAVLAGDWADGAEDEEDEA; encoded by the coding sequence ATGAGCGCCGACCCCACCCCCTCCTACCGCGACGCCTACGCGAGGCTGTCGCGCATCGCCGCAGAGCTGGAAACGGGCGAGGCTGATCTGGACCGCGTTCTGCCCCTGCTGGAGGAGGCCCGCGAGGCCTACGCGCAGTGCCGGGAACGCATTGAGGCCGTGCGGGCGGTGCTGGCCGGTGACTGGGCGGACGGCGCGGAGGATGAGGAAGACGAGGCCTAG
- a CDS encoding DEAD/DEAH box helicase, whose translation MLPARAPFARLEGFLRDTLGGGATRLHEEEAAPARTVPVGELGWSAGVARGFGFQQVYAHQAETYRLMRGGKHVIVTTPTASGKTGAFFPAVFDRLERDPRATALFIYPLVALGQDQRDKLLAFKERGGFGWDIGAFQGGAQATAAFADSVRMVTATPDKLHWSLTHPRVREFLRNLSFIVLDEAHTYRGGFGSEVAGMLRRLLELSRALGASPQVVLSTATIGNPAEFARELIGVDAVEVSESGAARPGKRFYLADHRGQPRRFWNAVMEASQRYDLKVLAFFRGRSRAARLYGTYRAHPQYARHAHLYMAGTSDREGRLTEFRRAGSGVMFATNALEAGVDIGDLEVVIIDGYPGSRMAFRQMAGRAGRIAPGLVLYLPALNEQGVPQPADAFYSNSGNFLELLTGPIEKAVVEAANPYLSPRHRARQNEEYGAAGLRGPHAAAVETQKYWNLRGEGSLKYAVVEVADWERLGLRALDTPLESPSQHYALTEKHEGAVFTLDGQGYKVLRWEKHPAGTAIIVERFSAENLFTRGLYSIEVTPGQMTPWQRRGPLAYRHGEVSIRRRYTGYQMLRQVFERVCVGCDRDPGPAERTCARCGGRIQDRMQDHKLSEHLYDEPTELPPFRTSALEIGLDPRATERPSAVAHTLKHLLQKVTPERVACDENDLAGAFRGGHDAYFFLYDDWLGGLGVSRRAYEQLDDLLIRALALCSKTCCKNAEGCYECIAVSRCYAPYLPSGERRPTDKQATRLFLEGLLGVQPTPEAQAEAAAPEPAPELVPSWPLQAREMLDLHGLSLPEVSARLGIPSRELQRAVSSTQPLRLHHAKFGDGVFMGGFYQGDKREVLVYFPGVGQKRLLLKFAGLTVIEREPGAVAR comes from the coding sequence ATGCTGCCTGCCCGTGCCCCTTTCGCCCGCCTGGAGGGGTTCCTGCGCGACACCCTAGGCGGCGGCGCAACCCGGCTGCACGAGGAGGAGGCCGCCCCGGCCCGCACCGTACCCGTGGGGGAACTGGGCTGGTCTGCGGGGGTGGCGCGCGGCTTCGGGTTTCAGCAGGTCTACGCGCACCAGGCCGAGACGTACCGCTTGATGCGCGGCGGCAAGCACGTCATCGTGACCACGCCCACGGCCAGCGGCAAGACCGGCGCCTTTTTTCCCGCCGTGTTCGACCGACTGGAACGCGATCCACGCGCCACGGCGCTGTTCATCTATCCGCTGGTGGCGCTGGGTCAGGACCAGCGCGACAAGCTGCTGGCCTTCAAGGAACGCGGCGGTTTCGGCTGGGACATCGGGGCATTTCAGGGCGGCGCGCAGGCCACTGCCGCCTTTGCGGACAGCGTGCGGATGGTCACGGCCACCCCTGACAAGTTGCACTGGTCCCTGACCCACCCCCGCGTGCGCGAGTTCCTGAGGAATCTCTCCTTCATTGTGCTGGACGAGGCCCATACCTACCGGGGCGGCTTCGGCTCGGAGGTGGCGGGCATGCTGCGCCGCCTGCTGGAACTGTCGCGGGCGCTGGGAGCGAGTCCTCAGGTGGTGCTGAGCACCGCCACCATCGGCAACCCCGCCGAATTCGCCCGCGAACTGATCGGCGTGGACGCGGTCGAGGTCTCCGAATCCGGCGCGGCGCGGCCCGGCAAGCGCTTCTATCTGGCGGACCACAGAGGACAGCCTCGCCGCTTCTGGAATGCCGTGATGGAAGCCTCACAGCGCTATGACCTGAAGGTGCTGGCCTTTTTCCGGGGCCGCAGCCGGGCCGCGCGGCTGTACGGCACCTACCGGGCCCATCCGCAGTACGCCCGCCACGCCCACCTGTACATGGCCGGCACCAGTGACCGCGAGGGCCGCCTGACCGAGTTCCGCCGCGCGGGCAGCGGCGTGATGTTCGCCACCAACGCGCTGGAGGCTGGGGTGGACATCGGTGACCTGGAGGTGGTCATCATCGACGGCTACCCGGGGTCGCGCATGGCCTTCCGGCAGATGGCGGGCCGCGCCGGGCGAATCGCGCCGGGGCTGGTGCTGTACCTGCCCGCGCTCAACGAGCAGGGCGTGCCGCAGCCCGCCGACGCGTTTTACAGCAACTCGGGCAACTTTCTGGAGCTGCTCACTGGCCCCATCGAGAAGGCGGTGGTGGAAGCGGCCAACCCGTACCTCTCCCCCCGGCACCGCGCCCGCCAGAACGAGGAGTACGGCGCGGCAGGCCTGCGCGGGCCGCACGCGGCCGCCGTGGAAACGCAGAAATACTGGAACCTGCGTGGCGAGGGCAGCCTGAAGTACGCCGTGGTGGAGGTCGCCGACTGGGAACGGCTGGGATTGAGGGCCCTGGACACCCCGCTGGAGTCCCCCAGCCAGCATTACGCGCTGACCGAAAAGCATGAGGGCGCGGTCTTCACCCTCGACGGCCAGGGCTACAAGGTGCTGCGCTGGGAGAAACACCCTGCCGGAACCGCGATCATCGTGGAGAGATTCAGCGCCGAGAACCTGTTCACGCGCGGCCTGTACAGCATCGAGGTCACGCCGGGCCAGATGACGCCGTGGCAGCGGCGCGGGCCACTGGCCTACCGGCACGGCGAGGTCAGCATCCGCCGCCGTTACACCGGCTACCAGATGCTGCGGCAGGTCTTCGAGCGTGTGTGCGTGGGCTGCGACCGCGATCCCGGTCCCGCCGAACGCACCTGCGCCCGCTGTGGGGGCCGCATTCAGGACCGGATGCAGGACCACAAGTTGTCCGAACACCTGTACGACGAACCCACGGAATTGCCGCCCTTTCGCACCAGTGCGCTGGAAATCGGGCTGGATCCGCGCGCTACCGAGCGGCCCAGCGCGGTGGCGCATACCCTCAAACACCTGCTGCAAAAGGTCACGCCGGAGCGGGTGGCCTGCGACGAGAATGATCTGGCCGGGGCATTCCGGGGCGGACACGACGCGTATTTCTTTCTGTACGACGACTGGCTGGGCGGGCTGGGCGTGTCGCGCCGCGCCTACGAACAACTGGACGACCTCCTGATCCGCGCCCTGGCGCTGTGTTCCAAGACGTGCTGCAAGAACGCCGAGGGCTGTTACGAGTGCATCGCCGTCTCGCGCTGCTACGCGCCGTACCTGCCCAGCGGCGAGCGTCGTCCCACCGACAAGCAGGCCACCCGCCTGTTTCTGGAAGGGCTGCTGGGGGTGCAACCCACTCCGGAAGCGCAGGCCGAGGCCGCCGCCCCCGAACCCGCGCCGGAACTCGTGCCGTCGTGGCCCCTCCAGGCGCGGGAAATGCTGGATCTTCACGGCCTCTCGCTGCCTGAGGTCAGCGCCCGACTGGGCATTCCCAGCCGCGAACTGCAGCGGGCAGTCAGTAGCACACAGCCGCTGCGCCTGCACCACGCCAAATTCGGCGACGGTGTGTTCATGGGCGGCTTCTATCAGGGCGACAAGCGCGAGGTCCTGGTCTATTTTCCCGGCGTGGGCCAGAAGCGGTTGCTGCTGAAGTTTGCGGGGCTGACCGTGATCGAGCGGGAACCGGGGGCGGTGGCCCGTTGA
- a CDS encoding aminotransferase class I/II-fold pyridoxal phosphate-dependent enzyme yields the protein MWMSSRAGAVPGSVFALMDAAKGRARARGLPIIDLSIGSSDQSPPETVLEALREATRDPLTYRYPLFSDTAPLREAAATYLLRRFGIKVDPETEVLPLIGAQEGLAHLLLAVTDPGDTLLLPDPGYPPYLGAAAVAGLKTVPLPLLPERGFLPDLETLPEDLRPRALLLNYPNNPTSAVASVAFFEEAAAWCRRRGTLLIHDHPYAELTFGDYRAPSALEAGLNGVVELHSLSKTHHMGGFRVGFAAGDAGALAALARVKGAVDFHAYLGIQRAATLALSLPDAVGRAGTAVFQARRDALVPALRELGWEVQWPQASMYAWARVPGLTDSVAYAVHAAEECGVVVSPGRAFGERGEGFVRFALVQPPEVLLEAAKRLAGVEIGAAVFRGG from the coding sequence ATGTGGATGTCATCACGGGCGGGAGCCGTGCCAGGCAGCGTATTCGCGCTGATGGACGCGGCGAAGGGGCGGGCGCGGGCACGGGGGCTGCCCATCATTGACCTGAGCATCGGCAGCAGCGATCAGTCGCCGCCGGAGACCGTGCTTGAAGCCCTGCGCGAGGCCACCCGCGATCCGCTGACCTACCGCTACCCGCTGTTCAGTGACACGGCGCCGCTGCGCGAGGCCGCCGCCACGTATCTGCTGCGGCGCTTCGGGATCAAGGTCGATCCCGAAACGGAAGTCCTGCCGCTGATCGGCGCGCAGGAGGGGCTCGCACACCTGTTGCTGGCCGTCACCGATCCGGGCGACACGCTGCTGCTGCCCGATCCCGGCTACCCCCCGTACCTGGGGGCGGCGGCGGTGGCCGGACTGAAGACGGTCCCCCTGCCCCTGCTGCCCGAACGCGGCTTTCTGCCCGATCTGGAGACCCTTCCAGAGGACCTGCGGCCACGTGCCCTGCTGCTCAACTACCCCAACAATCCGACTTCGGCGGTGGCGAGCGTGGCTTTTTTTGAGGAGGCTGCCGCGTGGTGTCGGCGGCGGGGCACCCTGCTGATTCACGATCACCCCTATGCCGAACTGACGTTTGGCGACTACCGCGCCCCCAGCGCCCTGGAAGCGGGCTTAAATGGCGTGGTGGAACTGCATTCGCTGAGCAAGACCCACCACATGGGCGGTTTCCGGGTGGGTTTCGCCGCCGGGGACGCCGGGGCGCTGGCCGCGCTGGCCCGTGTGAAGGGCGCGGTGGACTTCCACGCGTACCTGGGCATTCAGCGGGCTGCCACGCTGGCGCTGAGCCTGCCTGACGCGGTGGGCCGCGCCGGGACCGCCGTCTTCCAGGCCCGCCGCGACGCTCTGGTGCCGGCCCTGCGCGAGTTGGGCTGGGAGGTTCAGTGGCCCCAGGCCAGCATGTACGCCTGGGCGCGGGTGCCCGGCCTGACCGACAGCGTGGCCTACGCCGTGCACGCTGCCGAGGAATGCGGCGTGGTGGTCAGCCCCGGCCGGGCTTTCGGAGAACGCGGCGAGGGTTTCGTGCGCTTCGCCCTGGTGCAGCCGCCCGAAGTGCTCCTTGAGGCGGCGAAGAGGCTGGCGGGAGTGGAAATAGGAGCAGCGGTTTTCAGGGGAGGGTGA
- the thrB gene encoding homoserine kinase, translating to MTAFTVRAPASSANLGPGFDSLGLSVPLYTTLRITPDDVTQVVPLGPGLEGTPADESNYVYQAMLLVARRTGLTLPPARVEITTEVPLARGLGSSAAALVAGIVAANELLGSPLDDHAVLDVAAREEGHPDNVAPALFGGIVVATLDKLGTHYVRLDPPANLGVTVLIPDFELSTSKARAVLPREYSRADAVHALSHAALLAAALSQGRLDLLRHAMQDYIHQVWRAPLVPGLSDILDDAWRHGALGAALSGAGPTVLCFHDTRQDTAPLHVYLNGVLTKNGLSGQVIDFPIDTQGTLVTREN from the coding sequence ATGACGGCCTTTACCGTACGTGCCCCGGCCAGCAGCGCCAATCTGGGACCCGGCTTCGATAGCCTGGGCCTGAGTGTGCCGCTGTACACGACCCTGCGGATCACGCCGGACGACGTGACGCAGGTGGTACCGCTGGGGCCGGGGCTGGAAGGCACCCCTGCCGATGAGAGCAACTACGTGTATCAGGCCATGCTGCTGGTGGCCAGGCGCACGGGCCTGACCCTGCCGCCTGCCCGCGTGGAGATCACCACTGAGGTGCCGCTGGCCCGTGGCCTGGGCAGCAGCGCTGCCGCCCTGGTGGCCGGGATTGTGGCCGCCAACGAGCTGCTGGGTAGCCCGCTGGACGATCACGCTGTGCTGGACGTGGCCGCTCGTGAGGAGGGTCATCCCGACAACGTCGCACCGGCGCTGTTCGGCGGCATTGTGGTGGCCACGCTGGACAAGCTGGGCACGCATTACGTGCGCCTGGACCCACCTGCGAACCTGGGCGTCACCGTGCTGATTCCTGATTTCGAGCTGAGTACCAGCAAAGCCCGCGCGGTGCTGCCCCGCGAGTACAGCCGGGCAGACGCTGTCCACGCGCTGTCCCATGCCGCGCTGCTGGCCGCCGCGCTCTCACAGGGACGCCTCGATCTGCTGCGGCACGCCATGCAGGACTACATCCACCAGGTCTGGCGTGCCCCGCTGGTGCCGGGTCTGAGCGACATCCTGGACGACGCCTGGCGGCATGGCGCGCTGGGTGCGGCCCTGTCCGGTGCGGGGCCGACGGTGCTGTGCTTCCACGACACCCGCCAGGACACCGCGCCGCTCCACGTCTACTTGAACGGGGTACTGACCAAGAATGGTCTGAGCGGGCAGGTCATCGACTTTCCGATTGACACACAGGGGACGCTGGTCACGCGGGAGAATTGA
- a CDS encoding GlsB/YeaQ/YmgE family stress response membrane protein, whose protein sequence is MGWIITILVGALCGWLASMIMNTNAQQGAIANILIGIVGALLAQWIFAGLLNIGGANAAGDGFSFWSIIWGVVGSVILIAILKALKVLR, encoded by the coding sequence ATGGGTTGGATCATTACTATTCTGGTGGGTGCGCTTTGCGGTTGGCTGGCAAGCATGATCATGAACACCAATGCACAGCAGGGTGCCATCGCCAACATCCTGATCGGGATCGTGGGCGCATTGCTGGCCCAGTGGATCTTTGCAGGTTTGCTCAATATCGGCGGCGCGAATGCAGCGGGCGACGGCTTCAGCTTCTGGAGCATCATCTGGGGCGTGGTCGGTAGCGTCATTCTTATTGCGATTCTCAAGGCCCTTAAAGTTCTGCGCTAA